The following is a genomic window from Salinibacterium sp. UTAS2018.
CACCCCGAGCTACGCTGCCGCGGCGCCGACCGCTGCGTCGGGCACCGGAACAAACACCGGAACAAACACGTGGCAAATTTGGGTGATCGTTCTGATGCCGCTGCTGGCCATCCCGGCTCTCTTCATGATCGATTCGGCAGCTTTTCTGCCTCAGCCCGGAGACGACGCGCTGTCGTCTCAGCTTCGGCTCTATTCCGACCCGGGCTATTTGTTCACAATGGTCTGGGGTTGGGTGACGTTCATCGCCAATATCTTCCTCGGCATTTACGACCGTCGCGCCCTCATGAACCGCGGTGTCGACCGCCCGTTTCACTGGGCATTCATTTTCCTCGGTGGCTTCATTTACACGATCGGTCGCTCGGTGATCGTGCGCAGCCGAACAGGTCAGGGCCTCGCGCCACTGTGGGTATCGCTCGCCGTTCAGGTGTTCGGCTTGGTAGCAGCGTTCGTGTTCTTGGCTAACGTCGTGACTTCTGTCATGACGACTTTCTAACGGGCGACCGACCACCCACGACGTTTCACGAGCACGTGACCACGCCTGGTCGACAGGCGGGTCCACGCTCCTGATTCAAAGACGGATGCCGCCTCGTCGTCCCCGAGAAAGCCCAAGCTGACGGCGGCAAAGCCTGCCCCAGCGGGCACGTAGTCGGGGTCGTCGAGCGGACGGCCCCACACTTCAGTGCGCACTTTGTGCACGAGTGCTTCCCCGGTGCCGGTCGGAATCGCTTCAGCAACTTCGGCGATTCCCGCCCGTGCGGCCTCTTCAAGCACAGCACTCGGCACGGCATTCAGAGCAACCCAGCCACCCCGCGGTGGGGTGATCGCCGCCCACGTGACGGTGTTGACGCTCATGGGCAGGCTGACGG
Proteins encoded in this region:
- a CDS encoding DUF2510 domain-containing protein produces the protein MTDSSTPLPPAGWYRDPAGGAAPRWWNGTAWAAANTVPADATPLPTPAAAATPAPAATAGSVPPVTPAAPAAPAAPAAPATTPGTYAAVPPTPSYAAAAPTAASGTGTNTGTNTWQIWVIVLMPLLAIPALFMIDSAAFLPQPGDDALSSQLRLYSDPGYLFTMVWGWVTFIANIFLGIYDRRALMNRGVDRPFHWAFIFLGGFIYTIGRSVIVRSRTGQGLAPLWVSLAVQVFGLVAAFVFLANVVTSVMTTF